A region from the Brassica napus cultivar Da-Ae chromosome C8, Da-Ae, whole genome shotgun sequence genome encodes:
- the LOC106419523 gene encoding transcription factor MYBS1 has product MESVAVTWSIEEEKSFENAIAMHCVEEEITEDQWMKMASMVPTKSLQEVKNHYQMLLEDVKAIESGQVPLPRYQRTGEEAAATSPANRDCHSSGGGGSTEKKPNHGVSGISSSNGGGRSNSKLEQERKKGIPWTQEEHRLFLLGLEKFGKGDWRSISRNYVITRTPTQVASHAQKYFIRLNSMNRDRRRSSIHDITSVNNQAPAVTGQQQQQQVVKHRLAQPQPPPQPQPQHHTMAGLGIYGGAPVGQPIIAPPDHMGSAVGTPVMLPPPMGTHHHLGVAPYAVPSYPVPPLPQQHPAPSTMH; this is encoded by the exons ATGGAGAGTGTGGCAGTGACATGGAGCATAGAAGAAGAGAAATCATTCGAGAACGCAATTGCTATGCATTGCGTAGAAGAGGAGATAACAGAGGATCAATGGATGAAAATGGCGTCAATGGTTCCAACCAAATCATTACAAGAAGTCAAGAATCATTACCAAATGCTTTTAGAAGATGTCAAGGCAATCGAGAGTGGACAAGTCCCATTGCCTCGGTATCAAAGAACAGGCGAGGAAGCAGCAGCAACTTCTCCGGCGAACAGAGACTGCCATTCCTCCGGCGGAGGCGGATCAACGGAGAAGAAACCAAACCATGGAGTCTCCGGGATAAGTAGCTCCAATGGCGGCGGAAGAAGTAATTCCAAACTTGAACAAGAGAGGAAGAAAGGGATcccatggacacaagaagagcatcg GTTATTTCTTTTGGGTTTGGAAAAATTTGGGAAAGGAGATTGGAGAAGCATCTCAAGGAACTATGTGATCACAAGAACACCAACTCAAGTAGCAAGTCATGCTCAAAAATACTTCATCCGGCTCAACTCAATGAACCGAGATCGAAGAAGGTCTAGCATTCACGACATCACTTCTGTGAACAATCAAGCTCCTGCAGTTAcaggacaacaacaacaacaacaagtggTCAAGCATAGACTAGCTCAGCCTCAGCCTCCGCCTCAGCCTCAGCCACAACATCACACAATGGCTGGATTAGGGATATATGGTGGTGCACCCGTGGGACAGCCCATCATCGCACCGCCTGATCATATGGGTTCAGCTGTGGGAACACCTGTGATGCTTCCACCTCCAATGGGAACTCATCATCATCTTGGAGTTGCTCCTTATGCTGTACCGTCTTATCCGGTTCCACCATTACCACAGCAACATCCAGCTCCATCTACTATGCATTGA
- the LOC106419519 gene encoding potassium transporter 9: MAEKGEGEETIEGRKVRAMWDLEQKLDQPMEEEAHKLKNMQKEKGLSTLMLLRLAFQSLGIVYGDLGTSPLYVFHNTFPDGINDTEDVIGALSLIIYSLLLIPLIKYVFIVCKANDNGQGGTLAIYSLLCRNGKLKLIPDQQRSDQELTTYGRTFLPEGSMAAKTMNWLEKKESRKRALLIIVLVGTCMTIGDGIFTPAISVLSATGGIKVNNPQMSSDTVVIVAVLILVGLFSMQQYGTDKVAWLFAPIVFIWLLFIGGTGLYNICIYDTSVLKAFSPTYVYMYFRRRGRDGWVSLGGILLSITGTEALYDDIAYFPLLAIQLAFTLFVFPCLLLAYCGQAAYLVKNKDNYANAFYESIPDSIYWPMFIVATGAAVVGSQATISGTYSIIKQAMAHGCFPPVKVVHTSKKFLGQIYSPDINWILMVGCIAVTARFKNQNQIGNAYGTAVAVVMLVTTVLMVLLMLLVWRCNWFLILVFTVLSLMVEGAYFSAVLLKVNQGGWLPLVIAAVLLVVMLVWNYVKIKRYEFQVHSKVSMSWIIGLGPSLGLVRVPGIGIVYSELASGVPHIFSHVITNLPAIHSVVVFVCVKYLPVYTIPEEERFLVKRIGSKTFRMFRCVARYGYKDLQKKDDDFENKLFNNLFSFVQMERMMEPVSNSSNSSSASICSQPHQSREVLINNNDMDMFSSMVDYTVSTLDTIIPLDIPSNAASYCPDRAVGEEETNELEFLKSGRDSGVVHIQGNTVVKARRNSSLPKKIAINYVYAFLKKICRGNNVIFNVPHESLLNVGQVFYV, from the exons ATGGCGGAAAAAGGAGAAGGAGAGGAAACAATAGAAGGGCGAAAGGTAAGAGCTATGTGGGATTTAGAGCAGAAACTTGATCAGCCAATGGAGGAAGAAGCACATAAGCTCAAGAACATGCAGAAAGAAAAG GGTTTATCAACGTTGATGCTTCTGAGGTTGGCCTTCCAGAGTCTAGGGATAGTTTATGGCGACTTGGGGACATCTCCCTTGTACGTGTTTCACAATACATTCCCTGATGGAATAAATGACACCGAAGATGTAATTGGAGCACTTTCTTTAATCATTTACTCCCTCTTGCTTATCCCTCTCATCAAATATGTCTTCATTGTCTGCAAAGCTAACGACAACGGTCAAG GTGGGACTCTAGCTATTTACTCGTTGCTATGCAGAAATGGTAAACTGAAACTAATCCCGGACCAGCAACGTAGCGACCAGGAGCTCACGACATATGGACGTACTTTCTTGCCTGAGGGGTCTATGGCTGCGAAAACCATGAACTGGTTGGAGAAGAAAGAATCTAGGAAGAGAGCGCTTCTGATAATTGTTCTTGTAGGGACTTGTATGACGATTGGTGATGGCATCTTTACCCCGGCTATCTCGG TTCTTTCAGCTACTGGTGGGATCAAAGTTAACAATCCACAGATGAGTAGCG ACACCGTTGTGATCGTCGCTGTTCTTATTTTGGTGGGTCTGTTCAGTATGCAGCAGTATGGTACGGACAAAGTTGCATGGCTCTTTGCACCTATTGTCTTTATTTGGCTTCTGTTTATTGGAGGCACCGGGTTATACAACATCTGCATATACGATACAAGCGTTTTAAAAGCCTTTTCGCCgacatatgtatacatgtaCTTCAGACGGAGAGGGAGAGATGGTTGGGTTTCGCTTGGCGGAATTCTGCTCAGCATAACAG GGACAGAGGCACTATACGACGACATTGCTTATTTCCCATTATTAGCTATACAGCTTGCCTTTACGCTTTTCGTGTTCCCTTGTCTTCTTTTAGCATATTGTGGCCAAGCTGCGTACCTTGTCAAAAACAAAGATAACTATGCAAATGCATTCTATGAATCTATCCCGG ATAGTATATATTGGCCAATGTTTATAGTTGCCACAGGAGCTGCGGTTGTTGGAAGCCAAGCTACAATATCAGGGACATATTCGATAATCAAGCAGGCTATGGCTCATGGGTGTTTTCCTCCTGTTAAAGTCGTTCATACTTCGAAGAAGTTTCTTGGTCAGATTTATAGCCCGGATATCAACTGGATACTCATGGTTGGTTGCATAGCCGTCACTGCTAGATTCAAGAATCAGAACCAAATAGGGAATGCATACG GGACGGCAGTCGCTGTTGTGATGCTTGTGACTACAGTACTCATGGTGCTTCTTATGCTACTCGTGTGGCGGTGCAACTGGTTTCTCATCCTCGTATTCACCGTGCTGTCCCTCATGGTTGAAGGCGCGTACTTCTCGGCAGTTCTTTTAAAGGTTAACCAAGGTGGTTGGCTTCCGCTAGTCATAGCAGCGGTCTTACTTGTTGTAATGCTGGTCTGGAATTACGTAAAAATCAAGAGATATGAGTTCCAAGTGCATAGCAAAGTTTCAATGAGCTGGATCATCGGCCTTGGCCCGAGCCTTGGGCTTGTCCGGGTGCCGGGGATAGGGATAGTCTACTCAGAGCTAGCGAGTGGCGTTCCTCACATCTTCTCTCATGTCATCACTAACCTCCCGGCGATTCATTCAGTTGTAGTCTTTGTCTGCGTCAAGTACCTCCCTGTCTATACTATCCCCGAAGAAGAGAGGTTTCTAGTGAAGAGAATCGGATCCAAAACATTCCGAATGTTTCGCTGTGTCGCCAG GTATGGTTATAAGGATCTACAGAAGAAAGACGACGATTTCGAGAACAAGCTGTTTAACAACCTGTTCTCTTTCGTCCAAATGGAAAGAATGATGGAGCCAGTTTCGAACTCAAGCAACAGCAGCAGTGCTTCTATCTGCAGCCAGCCGCATCAGTCGAGAGAAGTATTGATCAACAATAACGACATGGACATGTTCTCTTCGATGGTGGACTACACGGTATCAACACTGGACACAATCATCCCCCTTGATATACCGAGCAATGCAGCTAGCTACTGCCCGGACAGAGCGGTGGGTGAGGAGGAGACAAACGAGCTGGAGTTTCTAAAGAGTGGTAGAGACTCAGGGGTTGTTCATATTCAAGGAAACACTGTCGTGAAAGCAAGAAGAAATTCATCGCTTCCTAAGAAGATTGCCATAAATTATGTTTATGCCTTTCTTAAAAAGATTTGTAGAGGGAACAACGTCATCTTCAATGTTCCTCACGAGTCCCTTTTAAACGTTGGACAAGTCTTTTATGTGTAG